In the genome of Segatella copri, one region contains:
- the tyrS gene encoding tyrosine--tRNA ligase has protein sequence MAKNFVEELKWRGMLAQIMPGTEEYLNTHMVSAYLGTDPTADSLHIGHLCGIMMLRHLQRCGHKPYLLVGGATGMIGDPSGKSQERNLLDSETLYHNQEAIKKQVSKFLDFDGNEPNKAELVNNYDWMKDFTFLDFARVVGKHITVNYMMAKDSVQKRLNGEARDGLSFTEFTYQLLQGYDFLYQYEKYGVRLQLGGNDQWGNMTTGTELIHRTLGNDAECFCLTCPLITKADGKKFGKTESGNIWLDRNRTTPYAFYQFWLNVSDDDAEKYIKIFTDLDKETIDALVEEHKQDPGRRVLQKRLAEEVTVMVHSQEDLDMAIAASNILFGKATKENLAQLDEATLNDVFANVPHYDLDKNLLGGTAVDLFNQEGMQIFPSKSEMRKLVKGGGVSLNKEKLAAFDQVITADDLIDGKYLLVQKGKKNYFLITVK, from the coding sequence ATGGCAAAAAATTTTGTTGAAGAATTGAAATGGCGTGGTATGCTGGCGCAGATAATGCCAGGTACTGAGGAATATCTCAACACCCACATGGTGTCAGCCTATCTCGGAACCGACCCTACTGCAGACTCTCTGCACATCGGTCACCTTTGCGGTATCATGATGTTGCGCCACTTGCAGCGTTGTGGTCATAAGCCTTATCTCCTCGTCGGCGGTGCCACAGGTATGATCGGCGACCCTTCTGGTAAGAGCCAGGAGCGTAATCTTCTCGATTCAGAGACTCTCTATCATAACCAGGAAGCTATCAAGAAGCAGGTGTCTAAGTTCCTCGACTTCGATGGCAATGAGCCTAACAAGGCGGAGTTGGTGAACAACTACGACTGGATGAAGGACTTCACCTTCCTCGATTTCGCTCGTGTGGTAGGTAAGCACATCACGGTTAACTATATGATGGCGAAGGATAGCGTGCAGAAGCGCTTGAACGGTGAGGCTCGCGACGGATTGTCTTTCACAGAGTTCACTTATCAGTTGCTCCAGGGCTACGACTTCCTCTATCAGTATGAGAAGTATGGCGTGCGCCTCCAGTTGGGTGGTAACGACCAGTGGGGTAACATGACTACCGGTACTGAGTTGATTCACCGCACATTGGGTAACGACGCAGAGTGCTTCTGCCTCACTTGCCCATTGATTACCAAGGCAGACGGCAAGAAGTTCGGTAAGACAGAGAGCGGTAACATCTGGTTGGATCGCAACCGCACCACACCTTACGCTTTCTACCAGTTCTGGTTGAACGTAAGCGATGACGATGCAGAGAAGTACATCAAGATCTTCACCGACCTTGACAAGGAGACTATCGATGCCCTCGTAGAGGAGCACAAGCAGGATCCAGGTCGCCGTGTACTTCAGAAGCGTCTGGCTGAGGAGGTTACCGTGATGGTTCACTCTCAGGAGGATTTGGATATGGCTATCGCAGCCAGCAACATCCTCTTCGGTAAGGCTACCAAGGAGAATCTGGCTCAGCTCGATGAGGCTACCTTGAACGATGTATTCGCCAATGTTCCTCACTACGACCTCGACAAGAACCTGCTCGGTGGAACTGCTGTGGATCTCTTCAATCAGGAGGGTATGCAGATTTTCCCAAGCAAGAGCGAGATGCGCAAGCTCGTTAAGGGTGGTGGCGTTTCACTCAACAAGGAGAAACTCGCTGCTTTCGACCAGGTAATCACTGCTGATGACCTGATTGACGGCAAGTATCTTTTGGTTCAGAAAGGTAAAAAGAACTACTTCTTGATTACCGTTAAGTAA
- a CDS encoding RNA polymerase sigma-70 factor, with protein sequence MQEIDLIFQQYYRPLCLYATHYLHDIDEAEDVVQDCFVKLISRSIMPENIKAFLYTSVRNACIDRMRRQSPIDTEISPSDLSGTISDDQVQESSFREAELWTAIELLPERCREIFLMSKRDGMTYREIAEELNLSEKTVEHQISKALKTLRGKKDDFLADFFYILPFIHGGIL encoded by the coding sequence ATGCAAGAGATAGACTTGATATTTCAGCAGTATTATCGTCCGCTATGTCTTTATGCCACTCATTATCTGCATGATATCGATGAGGCTGAAGATGTGGTGCAGGATTGTTTTGTGAAATTGATAAGCAGGAGCATCATGCCGGAAAACATCAAGGCTTTCTTATATACCTCTGTGCGCAATGCCTGCATCGACCGGATGCGCCGCCAGTCTCCGATAGATACGGAGATTTCTCCTTCTGACTTGAGCGGCACAATTTCTGATGACCAGGTACAGGAAAGTTCTTTCCGGGAGGCAGAACTGTGGACGGCTATCGAGTTATTACCCGAACGATGCAGGGAAATCTTCCTGATGAGCAAGCGTGACGGTATGACTTATCGGGAGATTGCCGAAGAACTCAACCTGTCGGAAAAGACCGTAGAACATCAGATTTCCAAGGCTTTAAAGACCTTACGAGGCAAGAAAGATGATTTTCTTGCAGATTTTTTCTATATTTTACCTTTCATC